The genomic stretch ATATTTTTTTTATTCATTTTTTTATATTTAGGTTTCTTTTTTATTTAAAAATCTATTTTCTTGTGTTTTTAATGTACGCTATTAAAAGTATTTTTCTATAATACCAACAACTCCTGCATAGGACACAACACAAGAAAAGAACAATGCAGCATACAATCCAATGTTTATTCCTAGGCTTGTTTTATATTCTTTCATCACTTTTTTACTGTTTACCATAATAATAATCCCGAGAATGACTAAAGGCAAAACAAACACATTAAATACTTGAGATAGAATTTGAATCTCAATAGGATTTGCGTTAAACGCAGGACCAATTAACGCGACTAAACAAGCAATACCTGTTATGATTCTAAACTGACGCGAACTGGTATCTAATTTTCCAGATTGGTAATCGGCAATCAATAATGGTGCGATTAGTAAACACGGGAAAATAGAGGATAATCCTGCACTTAATGCTCCAAAGAAGAAAATAGTAACTGCCCATTTACCAGCAACAGGTTCTAACGTATTTGCCATATCTAATACATGCGTAACTTCTTTCCCTTGATAAAATAAAGCACCAGCCGCTACTGCCATTATAACTCCACTAATAATAAATATTAAAACAGCGGCAGTAATAGCATCTTTCTTTTGTTGATCTAAGTTTTTTAATGTCCATCCTTTTCCTTTTACAAATAAAGGGCGTGATAAAAAAGTTGCTGCTGCCATCGTAGTACCTACAAATGCTGCAACATATATTTTTGCTCCTGGAGCATCTGGTATTGTTGGCAGTAATCCTTTCATAACATCTATAGATAATGGCTGCACAAAACATAAGGAAAACACAAATGACACTCCCATTAAGGTTACAAATATGACTAGTATTTTTTCGAAAAAAGTATATTTTCCCACCAACATTAATAAGTAAAATATAACAATTATTACAATGGCAGTTATTAAAACAGCTTCATATTTATAGTTACTTAATCCATCAAAATTCAATACTAATATTTCATAAATAATGTTTGATGAAATTCCTAAAATACCCATTAATGAATTCCATTGTCCAAACGTAACTCCTATAATAATTACTATGGCTAATATTTTACCGTATTTCAAGTGTTTTTTAAACCCAAAAAGTGCCGTTTCGCCTGTTATCAAGCCATAATTACCATACACAAACATTAATATACCAGAGAAAAGACAGCTTAATAGCAGTACCCATAATAATTCCATGTTATATTTACTTCCCGCAACAATCATCGCGGTTACACTTCCTGTACCAATAGTATATCCAATGGCAAATATTCCAGGTCCAAAACCCAATACAATGGCAATGATTTTTTTTAGTAAAGATTTTTTGTTTTCAGTTATTGGCATCGTTTGGTGGTTTTAGTTTTGGTTGTTAGTTCCAGTTGGTATGATAGAATTTTCCAGATGTATCATCTTTTCTTTGATAGGTGTGCGCTCCAAAATAATCACGTTGCGCTTGAATTATATTAGCTGATGAGTTTGCTATTGCAAAACTGTGTAAGAAGTTGATCGATTCACTTAAGTTCGGAATTGGCAATTCATGTAAAATACATTCAGAAACCACCTTTTTTATCGCTGGTTTTAGTGTATTTAGCTCTTTTAGGATGTTCTCATTCGTTAAGATATTACTCGTTGTTTTGAAAATAGTGACCAATTCTATCATTAAATCAGATTTTATAATACAGCCATTTGTCCAAATTCGTGCTAATTCACTTAAGTTTAAATTCCATTTGTAGCTTTTTGAAGCTTCTTGTATGAGTGTAAATCCTTGATAATGATTTATGATTCTAGCAAATTGGTACGCTTTTAAAATTTCATCAGTTGACACATCAGGCTTGACCTGATTACTCGACGGAAAGTTTTGACTCGCCAATATTCTATCTTCTTTATAGAAAGAAATATAACGTGCAAATAACGCAGAAGCAATCATCGTACTTGGAACGCCTAATTGCGCAGTAGTAATGGTTGTCCAGTTTCCTGTACCTTTATTTCCTGCTTTGTCCATTATTTTATTGACTAACCAATCATCGCCTTCTTTTTTTCTTAAAATAGCAATCGTAATTTCTAGTAAATAGCTATTTACGGTTGTTTTCCAAGATTCCAAAATAGTTGCAATTTCATCAGGATTGTTCCCTAATTTCTTCAATACCATAAACACTTCTGCAAGCAATTGCATTTCGACGTACTCAATTCCGTTATGAACCATTTTCACAAAATGTCCGCTACCTTCATTTCCAATATATGTACAACAAGGCAAGTTATTTTTGTCTTTTGCCGCAATTGCTTCCAAAAAAGGTTGTACTTCTTTGTACGTTTCCTTGTTTCCGCCTAGCATAATGGAAGGTCCTTTTAGAGCGCCTTCTTCACCGCCAGAAACTCCAGCTCCAATGAAATGAATATTCTTGGTTTTTAAATAGGCAAACCGTTCTTTTGTTTTATTGTAGTTTGAATTTCCGCCATCGATTAATATATCTCCTTTTGATAGGAATGGAAATAAATCTTCAATGACATGATCTATTGTTTTTCCTGCATTTACCATGAGCATTATTTTCCGTGGCGTTTGCAAAGAGTTTATAAACGACGAAATATCATCAAAAGCTTCCGCTTGATCTAACTCTGAATGTTGAGCTTTAAAATTTTTAGCAATATCTTCTTCAACGCCTTCAACATGTCTGTTAAACATCGAAATTTTGAATCCGTTAGTTGCTAAGTTTCTACAGAGGCTTTTTCCCATCACACCTAAACCAAATAATCCAAATTCTGAAGTAGTCATTAATTCGTTTTTTATAGTTTTTATAATATTTTCTGGAGATAAACTAATAGCTATTTGCAATGCATTTTTTGGTGCTTCTAACGTGTCAAATTGCGATTTTAATAAGTCCGAACTCATAAAATGACCTTCCCGATTATTAATTCTTTCTTTAATCTGTTCAAATGAACCTTGAAGAAAAACCCATTTTGAACTATGTTGAATATCTTTAGTTAAAGTTTCGCGATACTTTTGCTTTAAAGCAGAACAGACAATAACGCAACTGTTCTTAGCTAATTGTTGTTTCGCCAAATCGTTTAGAGTTTCTAACCAACTTTGTCTGTCATCATCATTTAAAGCGTGTCCACTAGACATTTTTTTAATGTTAGTTTCTGGATGAAAATTATCTCCATCAAAAAAAGGAAGCCCTAATTCTTGTGATAGTAATTTCCCGATAGTGCTTTTGCCACAACCAGAAACTCCCATAATAAAGATGACTTTTTTCAATATTTTTTGTTTTAATTTTTAGGAATTGTGCCTTCTCCTACGGTTGCTTCTTTAAACCAAACTTCTGCATAGCTTCCATTTGCATATTGCTTTGCTATATCGCCATCATACGTTTCTGATTTCGTAGTCTTCCCGTTAGCCTGATTATAAGCACCTTGTTTAAAATAATTTATTTCGCCAGCATATGCAATTTCTCTTTCTACACCAACAGTTCGTCTAGATGCATACACGTCAATAATCTGCTGAGGAATTTGTGCTTTTGTAGCAAAGTCTGATTTCAATAAGTTCTTTGTAAACCTTATAGTTTCGTGACTTTCACTTGTAAATGTGAGATACATGATCCCTTTGTAGACATTTACTTCGTAACTAAACTCTTCGCCTAATTCAATACCGTTTTTAGGTTCTTCTGGATACGTATTTGCATCTGTCCCAACAACTGAAAAATCATGACCCCAAACTGCTGTTGAAAAATCCCATCTTCCGGAATTATCTCCTTCGGTATTAATTTCATAATTCCAAAAAACGGATCCTTTCGTGTGTCCAGGGAATTTTTTATAAAATATTTTTAAAGGTTCGTTTTCATGTCCTTCATCACTATGAATTTGCCCAATGACAACCGAGTACGAAGAGGAAATAGTTGCATCGCCAGAAGTAGAAACGTGCTGTACTTTTAGTGTTCCTGTTAGTTTGCCTCCATCTTCTGGAATCCAATGTAATTTTTGTCCTAATTCTGTTCTCGTATTACTTGAAGTTTTTGAGGTAATACCAGAGTTTGGCGTTTTATACACTACCCAATCCGTTTCATTCTCAGTTGAAACATAGAAAAAATCTTCTTTTTCATAACCGATTAATTCTTCAGAACGAGAACCATCTCCTAAAAGAATTTTCCATTCATCCATAAAAGGAATTACATCGCTTGGATATTTTATAATATTTTCACTTTGAGTAGTTGAATCTACAGAAGTTTTACCATTATTTTTACACGCAACTATTACTAAAAGTATTGCTATTACGGATATTGCTTTTTTCATTGAAAATTTCATTAATTGATTATTTGAAGTATTAATACATCAATTTCATTTTGAGGTTTTCTTCCGTTTTTAGTTGCCCTGAATTCGTTATTTTATTTTCAGATGCTACATTATTTTTTGCTCCCCATAATATGGACACAAATTGAACTTTGTTATTTTTGAAAGTGTTTTTAGTGATATTTACATTTACAATTCCTGTATGATTTAATAGCGTTTTGTTTTTCTCTTTTGCGCCACAATTTGTGAATGTACTATTCGTTATTAAAAGGTTTCCACCAATTGTAGATTCATCATAACCACCTCTATAATAATCAATTACATTAGCTTTCACATTATTGAAATTACAGGTATTTATGGTTAAATATTCTGTGTTATAATCTCCTTTATCGTTTGTTTCTTCTGATAATTCTATTCCGTTTTCACAATTAGCGATTGAAGTATTTTCAAAAGTAATTCGCTCCGCAAACGATTCTTTATATGCTTTTAACACATACCCAAAGTCACTGATTTCAGTATTTGAAACTGTTAATCCAAAATGATTAGACATGTTTTCTTTTAAACTTGCAAATGCATAGTTTGAAGCATTTCCTTTTAAAACTAGATTATTTACGGTTAACTTTCCTTTCGATTCTAATGAAAATAACGGCATGTTAGCTTCTCCAGAAAAAACAAGTTGTGCTTTTGCGTTTCCGCTAGATTGAATCGTAAGCGTTTTAGTGATTACTAATGATTTGTTTACAGCATATATACCTTCCGCCAAAGCGATAATATCACCCGTAGTTGCTTCATTTATTTTAGTTTGTAAGTCTTCTGCTTTTGTTACCGTATGCGTAATTGGATCTTTCGCTTCAACTTCGTTTGAAAACCAAGTTGTCCCATATTTAGATTTGTCCAGAATATTCGGATTGGAAACATCGACACCGATAACTGCGCCAATACTTTTAGTATCTTTTCTTGATGTACCAAATAAATCGTTTTCAATCGTATTAAAATCAAAACCATTATACGCTTCTACGTTGCTTGGAATTCCTGTTGGAAGCATAATATTGTCTGATACTTTTTTCAACGTTAAAGACGCTTCAGTAATTCCGCCATTAAAGTCGTTAAATTTTACACCTTGATTGTCTACAATATTGTTCTTAAACATCACGCCGTCAGCTTTATCGTTTTCAACAACAATAGATTCTAGTCCTTTTTCATTATAAATGATATTGTTAGCAACCGTTGTTCTAATTGCTCTTGCCGAGCGAATTTCAGATTTTGGTAATACATCAGCTTGCGCAATATTTGTTCCAACGCCAAATTGCCAAGGCGAACTACAATTTACATAGGTGTTATACGCTACAACGACATCTGTTACTTGGTTATAACGATTTAATGGCGATTTCGGAATTCCGTTCATTACTGCCAACGGACTTCTGAAACTTTTTCCTTTTAAACCATAGAAATAGTTATTTACAACCCAATGTCCTGTGTTGATGATTCTAATTCCGCCATAATTTTCGTTTACGCCATCACCAATAAAATAATTTCCATCAATAGTCACATAATTCCCGTGACGCGTTACTAACGAACCTTCACTTTTATAAAATACATTGTTTTTAAATTCGTTAAAATTTGTCTTACTTGAAATTATTTCAACTTCACCATTACACTCTTCAAACAAGTTATTTGCAACCATAGTATGACTTGGCGACATAGATGTGTAACTATCACCCAATTGAATAGTTTCGCCACTCGGGCCACCTTTTACAGGTCTTGGTCCAAAATGATTGTTTACAATTTGATGATAATTATTTATACTTTCTATTCCTGAAATATTAACTCTAACCGTTGGTCCGCGGTTTGTTTTCCCAGCAATATAGCAGTTGCTTAATTCGTTGTGTCTTCCCCAGAAATTTACCCATAAATCGCTGTTATCGCGTTTAGGTTTGTTAAAGTCTTCAATAACACAATTGGTCACTTTGCAATTGTTAGCTATTTCATCAGCTGCATCTTTATTGCTTATTTTAAAGTCTATGACTGCGTTAGATGGTGAAAACCCGTTTTTAAAATGTAAGCCTTCTACAATTAGAAATTCGCCTCCAAATTTTAGATCAGATTCACCTTCAATAGTGACTTTCCCAACGGTTTCTGGTTTTATGGTAATTGGACTTTCTTTCGTTCCTTTTCCTCTAAATTCTACTTGAATATCTTTCCAAACACCATTTTTAAGAACAATCGTAGTACCTGGTTTTGCTTCTTTAATAGCATTCGTTAACTCTGTTATATTAGTAACCAATGAACTATTTGAATCACTTTGAGTATCTGAATCTCCTTGACAAGAGCATATTAAAAAAGATAGTGTTAGTACATAAATGAAGCGTTTTATCATAATTCTATGTTGTTAAATTGATTTATTATATAATGTGTCTGTATTATAATGTCCTATTAAGGAGTATAATTTACAATTAATGAATTAAATACAAATTGGTTAACCAGATTGGTTTACCAAATATATACATATATGTTTGTCTGACAAACTTTTAATGATTAAAATATGAGTATTCCTTAAATGATTGCTTGATTATCACAGCATATACTACCTAAAACGTGAAATAAAAAAAGGAGAATGTAATATATGTGGAATAAAAAAATAGAAACCAAACCCAGAAATTTAAAAAATATAGTATTCAAGTAAAGTTTTCTACACTATATTTTTTAACTTTATTGATTATAAATTATAAAAATAAAATTATGTTAAAAAACATTTTAAAGTTAGGCGCTGCCTTAAGTAAATCAGAACAAAGAAACATTTTAGGAGGAAAACCGCCTGGTTGCGACCAAAATGGTTCTGAGTGTTGCGTATATAGTAATGGTAATTATGTTTGTGAAACTGCTACGTGTAGAGGCGGAAGTTGCCAATAATATTTAGTTACCTAGTGATTTTCCCTAATCTCTAAAATTGTATTTTAAATAAATTTTTGTAGTTTTAAAAAAAACACATATTTGTGAAGAAAGCTGCTAAAATTATTGGAATCCTAGTACTTATTATTGTCATTGTCGGATTCATATTTTATAGAACACTATTACCAACCTACGACGGAACATTCGATATTGAAAATCTTCAAGAAGAAGTTTCTATTCATTACGATGACTACGGAATTCCACACATATATGCCGAAAATGAAGCCGATGCATTTACTGCACTAGGTTTTGTACATGCGCAAGATCGTTTGTGGCAAATGGAACTCATTCGTAGAATTGCACCAGGAAGATTATCAGAAGTATTTGGCGAAAAAGTATTGGTAACAGATCGTCTTTTTGTCGCACTTGGCATAGATGAAGCTTCGGAACAAACCGTGCAGGAACTCGATAAAAATTCACAAAGCTACAAACTCGCGCAAGCGTATATTGACGGAATCAATCAATTTATAGAACATGGCGCAACGCCAATTGAATTCTACCTAACAGGAATTGACAAAACCGAATTTACCATCAAAGACATTCACAATATCTTTGGTTATATGGCTTTTAGCTTCGCGATGGCACACAAAACAGATCCACTTCTGACAAGCATTCAACAGAAATTAGGCAATGAATATCTAAAAGATTTAGGCGTTCATGTAAATCCGAAAACTTCATTATTAAAAAATTATCCTGCAAAAGATACTTTAAAAGTTAAAAATACACTTGTCACTGCAATTGATAATGCATTGCGTCCGTTGCCAATTCCGCAGTTTATTGGAAGTAATAGTTGGGTTTTGGCGCCACAAAAAACGGCGACAGGAAAAGTGCTTTTTGCGAACGATCCGCATATTGGATTTTCGCAACCTTCGGTTTGGTATGAAGCGCATATACACACGCCAACCTATGAAATGTACGGCTATCACTTGGCTGGAACTCCTTTTCCGTTACTAGGTCACAACAGAAAAATTGCGTACGGAATGACGATGTTTGAGAATGATGATATCGATTTTTATTGGGAACGAAACAATTCGACAGAAACAACCATCACAAAAACCATTAAAGTGAAAGATGGCGAAGATGTTACTATAACTGTAAAACGAACAAATCACGGACCAATTTTGAACGATATTGCAGACGGAATCGATTTTGAACAACCAGTTGCAATGTCTTGGATTTATACACAACGAAAAAATAGATTATTAGAAGCTTGTTATGAAATGTCGCATGCGCGGAATCAGGCAGCATTTGAAAAAGCTGTACCAAAAATTCATGCGCCAGGTTTAAATATTATGTATGGCGATGCAGAAAATAATATTGGTTGGTATGCGGTTGGACAACTTATTGAACGTCCAAAACATGTCAATTCGAAATTAATTTTGGATGGAACTTCTGGTAAAGATGAACCAATACGTTTTATGGAAGCTTCCGAGAATCCGAGCGCGGTAAATCCGCCGTGGAATTATGTGCATTCTGCCAATAATCAACCAGATAGTATTAATGGAAGTTTATATCCAGGCTATTATTTACCCGAAAATAGAGCAAAACGCATTGTGGAATTGATTGAATCAAATGACAAATGGACAAAAGAAGACATGATGAATATGACGCTTGATGTAACTTCAAAAACGGATGTTCAGGCGATTCAAGAAGTACTAAATGTGATTGGAATGAATGATTTTTCTGCCAAAGAAAAAGAAGCTATTTCTATTTTGAAAAACTGGAATGGTGATAATCAACTTACAGATATTGCACCAACCATTTACCATCGATTCATCTATCTATATTTAAAAAATACATTTACCGACGAATTAGGGAAAGAAACATTTGAACAATTACTTAATACACACATTTTAAAGCGATTTACTGCGCCACTACTCTACCAAGAATCAATTTGGTACGATAATGTTTCCACAGAAAAAAAAGAAATGAGAAGTGATATTTTATTACAATCATTCAAAGAAGCTATTGCAAAGTTAGAAACGCAATTGGGCAACGATATCAACGCTTGGACATGGAATAAAGTGCATACGTTAGAACATGAGCATCCAATGGGACAAGTAGAAACCTTGCGTCCGTATTTCAATGTTGGTCCGTACGAAGTGACGGGAACGCGCGAGGTGATTAACAATTTAGGGTTTCATTATAATGATTCTGGCGAATATAAAGTGTACGCCGGACCTTCTACACGACGCATTGTTGATTTTTCAGATATTGAAAATAGCATGAGTATTTTACCAACAGGACAATCGGGAAATCCGTTTAGTGCTCATTATCAAGATCAAGCAGCTATGTATGTTCAAGGGAAATTTAGAAAAATGATGTTAAACACAGAAGAAATAAAACGAACTTCTAAAAATACGTTGATTTTGAAATAGAAACTACTTATCGTTTTGACCCGAAAAAGATTCAAAAATTGATATTTTAGCACAATCGATTATACACCAACTCTCATGGAATACAACTGCTCCGAAATTGTTCAAGCACAGAAAGAATTTTTCAACACTAGACGAACACAAAATATTTATTATCGAAAAAATGTTTTAAAAAAGCTTTTGAAAGAAGTCAAAAAACGTGAAAATGATATTTGTGACGCATTGTATGCTGATTTTAAGAAACCAAAATTTGAAGCTGTTATTTCTGAGACAAGTATTGTGATCTCTGAATTGAAATTGACAATTAAAAACATGAAATCTTGGGCGCGTCCAAAACGTGTGTTACCTGCATTATTAAATTTTCCATCTAAAGATAGAATTCACTCAGAACCATACGGAACTACGCTGATTATTGCACCGTGGAATTATCCGTATCAATTGGCATTAGCTCCATTAATTGGCGCTGTTGCTGCAGGAAATACAGTGGTTTTAAAACCTTCTGAGTTGACTCCGAACACTTCAAAAATAGTAGAAGAAATTATTTCGGAAGTTTTTGATGAGAATCATGTAAAAGTGGTGCAAGGTGGCGTAGAAATTTCGCAAGAATTACTCGCCCAGCGTTGGGATTATATTTTCTTTACAGGAAGCGTGCATGTTGGAAAAATTATAGCAAAAGCGGCTGCGCCAAATTTAACGTCTGTAACGTTGGAACTTGGTGGAAAAAACCCGTGTATTGTCGATTTGCACTCAGATTTTAAGTTAA from Kordia antarctica encodes the following:
- a CDS encoding Nramp family divalent metal transporter — protein: MPITENKKSLLKKIIAIVLGFGPGIFAIGYTIGTGSVTAMIVAGSKYNMELLWVLLLSCLFSGILMFVYGNYGLITGETALFGFKKHLKYGKILAIVIIIGVTFGQWNSLMGILGISSNIIYEILVLNFDGLSNYKYEAVLITAIVIIVIFYLLMLVGKYTFFEKILVIFVTLMGVSFVFSLCFVQPLSIDVMKGLLPTIPDAPGAKIYVAAFVGTTMAAATFLSRPLFVKGKGWTLKNLDQQKKDAITAAVLIFIISGVIMAVAAGALFYQGKEVTHVLDMANTLEPVAGKWAVTIFFFGALSAGLSSIFPCLLIAPLLIADYQSGKLDTSSRQFRIITGIACLVALIGPAFNANPIEIQILSQVFNVFVLPLVILGIIIMVNSKKVMKEYKTSLGINIGLYAALFFSCVVSYAGVVGIIEKYF
- the gndA gene encoding NADP-dependent phosphogluconate dehydrogenase — encoded protein: MKKVIFIMGVSGCGKSTIGKLLSQELGLPFFDGDNFHPETNIKKMSSGHALNDDDRQSWLETLNDLAKQQLAKNSCVIVCSALKQKYRETLTKDIQHSSKWVFLQGSFEQIKERINNREGHFMSSDLLKSQFDTLEAPKNALQIAISLSPENIIKTIKNELMTTSEFGLFGLGVMGKSLCRNLATNGFKISMFNRHVEGVEEDIAKNFKAQHSELDQAEAFDDISSFINSLQTPRKIMLMVNAGKTIDHVIEDLFPFLSKGDILIDGGNSNYNKTKERFAYLKTKNIHFIGAGVSGGEEGALKGPSIMLGGNKETYKEVQPFLEAIAAKDKNNLPCCTYIGNEGSGHFVKMVHNGIEYVEMQLLAEVFMVLKKLGNNPDEIATILESWKTTVNSYLLEITIAILRKKEGDDWLVNKIMDKAGNKGTGNWTTITTAQLGVPSTMIASALFARYISFYKEDRILASQNFPSSNQVKPDVSTDEILKAYQFARIINHYQGFTLIQEASKSYKWNLNLSELARIWTNGCIIKSDLMIELVTIFKTTSNILTNENILKELNTLKPAIKKVVSECILHELPIPNLSESINFLHSFAIANSSANIIQAQRDYFGAHTYQRKDDTSGKFYHTNWN
- a CDS encoding polysaccharide lyase family 7 protein; translation: MKKAISVIAILLVIVACKNNGKTSVDSTTQSENIIKYPSDVIPFMDEWKILLGDGSRSEELIGYEKEDFFYVSTENETDWVVYKTPNSGITSKTSSNTRTELGQKLHWIPEDGGKLTGTLKVQHVSTSGDATISSSYSVVIGQIHSDEGHENEPLKIFYKKFPGHTKGSVFWNYEINTEGDNSGRWDFSTAVWGHDFSVVGTDANTYPEEPKNGIELGEEFSYEVNVYKGIMYLTFTSESHETIRFTKNLLKSDFATKAQIPQQIIDVYASRRTVGVEREIAYAGEINYFKQGAYNQANGKTTKSETYDGDIAKQYANGSYAEVWFKEATVGEGTIPKN
- a CDS encoding chondroitinase-B domain-containing protein, with product MIKRFIYVLTLSFLICSCQGDSDTQSDSNSSLVTNITELTNAIKEAKPGTTIVLKNGVWKDIQVEFRGKGTKESPITIKPETVGKVTIEGESDLKFGGEFLIVEGLHFKNGFSPSNAVIDFKISNKDAADEIANNCKVTNCVIEDFNKPKRDNSDLWVNFWGRHNELSNCYIAGKTNRGPTVRVNISGIESINNYHQIVNNHFGPRPVKGGPSGETIQLGDSYTSMSPSHTMVANNLFEECNGEVEIISSKTNFNEFKNNVFYKSEGSLVTRHGNYVTIDGNYFIGDGVNENYGGIRIINTGHWVVNNYFYGLKGKSFRSPLAVMNGIPKSPLNRYNQVTDVVVAYNTYVNCSSPWQFGVGTNIAQADVLPKSEIRSARAIRTTVANNIIYNEKGLESIVVENDKADGVMFKNNIVDNQGVKFNDFNGGITEASLTLKKVSDNIMLPTGIPSNVEAYNGFDFNTIENDLFGTSRKDTKSIGAVIGVDVSNPNILDKSKYGTTWFSNEVEAKDPITHTVTKAEDLQTKINEATTGDIIALAEGIYAVNKSLVITKTLTIQSSGNAKAQLVFSGEANMPLFSLESKGKLTVNNLVLKGNASNYAFASLKENMSNHFGLTVSNTEISDFGYVLKAYKESFAERITFENTSIANCENGIELSEETNDKGDYNTEYLTINTCNFNNVKANVIDYYRGGYDESTIGGNLLITNSTFTNCGAKEKNKTLLNHTGIVNVNITKNTFKNNKVQFVSILWGAKNNVASENKITNSGQLKTEENLKMKLMY
- a CDS encoding penicillin acylase family protein, which translates into the protein MKKAAKIIGILVLIIVIVGFIFYRTLLPTYDGTFDIENLQEEVSIHYDDYGIPHIYAENEADAFTALGFVHAQDRLWQMELIRRIAPGRLSEVFGEKVLVTDRLFVALGIDEASEQTVQELDKNSQSYKLAQAYIDGINQFIEHGATPIEFYLTGIDKTEFTIKDIHNIFGYMAFSFAMAHKTDPLLTSIQQKLGNEYLKDLGVHVNPKTSLLKNYPAKDTLKVKNTLVTAIDNALRPLPIPQFIGSNSWVLAPQKTATGKVLFANDPHIGFSQPSVWYEAHIHTPTYEMYGYHLAGTPFPLLGHNRKIAYGMTMFENDDIDFYWERNNSTETTITKTIKVKDGEDVTITVKRTNHGPILNDIADGIDFEQPVAMSWIYTQRKNRLLEACYEMSHARNQAAFEKAVPKIHAPGLNIMYGDAENNIGWYAVGQLIERPKHVNSKLILDGTSGKDEPIRFMEASENPSAVNPPWNYVHSANNQPDSINGSLYPGYYLPENRAKRIVELIESNDKWTKEDMMNMTLDVTSKTDVQAIQEVLNVIGMNDFSAKEKEAISILKNWNGDNQLTDIAPTIYHRFIYLYLKNTFTDELGKETFEQLLNTHILKRFTAPLLYQESIWYDNVSTEKKEMRSDILLQSFKEAIAKLETQLGNDINAWTWNKVHTLEHEHPMGQVETLRPYFNVGPYEVTGTREVINNLGFHYNDSGEYKVYAGPSTRRIVDFSDIENSMSILPTGQSGNPFSAHYQDQAAMYVQGKFRKMMLNTEEIKRTSKNTLILK